The following are encoded together in the Paludisphaera mucosa genome:
- a CDS encoding vWA domain-containing protein, whose product MPGNLFSRLGSLQFSSPLGWPFWAALGMVPLGIVALYFLKLRRRPVRVASTLLWRKSLEDIHVNSLFQRLRRNLLLFLQLLIAALAMLALAGPQMKGAGGQGRRFVLLVDASASMTAVDDAGGPSRLDKAKEEARKVVRDMQGDDLAMIVSFADAAKVVSNYTGDQRLLLQRIDAIAATQGTTSLREALQVAAGLANPSKQVGEGVVATTSQITPKLFIYTDGGFPDVEGFSLGNLEPEVVVIGPPPPPYTPPSEGAAPAAGPATAGDPSDNVALVALQSRRIEEKADLHQVFGRVKNYRAEAVTTEAQLVRKRLDRPGDEGGLVDAVALEIPARGEQAFQFDVPEPGVAAFEVRLTVKDSLAVDDRAFVVVGDARKARVLVVSANDRYLIDAFNTPTIVEKAEVTTVTPDEAKGEAVARDMKGGRYDLVVFDGWRPDEPPESNALYFGVFPPGAGYDAPKDVEHPAILDWNVGHPLMQYLRDLSLVYVAKARVIDPLPTAAVPLIEGDAGALAFVVPRGGFLDAVTTFPLLDGTTPNTTWFRYISFPLFLFNAVQSMGGAAGGEDAAPARPGRPILIRAETAEKTIQVAPPDGSSPKTIGRNAQGAFVDDAAVATGLYEARWTGGAAPFAVNLFDPRESDLATRGLVPAGAPESRAESYKIKIGYTPVEGARIVPDVRRDWWKLAALAALGVLVLEWYIYNRRVYV is encoded by the coding sequence ATGCCGGGGAACCTGTTCAGCCGCCTGGGATCGCTGCAGTTCAGCTCGCCGCTCGGGTGGCCGTTCTGGGCCGCGCTGGGGATGGTGCCGCTGGGGATCGTCGCTCTGTACTTCCTCAAGCTGCGGCGGCGGCCGGTGCGGGTCGCCAGCACGCTGCTCTGGCGCAAGAGCCTGGAGGACATCCACGTCAACAGCCTCTTCCAGCGGCTCCGGCGGAACCTGCTGCTGTTCCTGCAACTGCTGATCGCGGCGCTGGCGATGCTGGCGCTGGCCGGGCCGCAGATGAAGGGGGCCGGCGGCCAGGGGCGGCGGTTCGTGCTGCTGGTCGACGCCTCGGCGAGCATGACGGCCGTCGACGACGCGGGCGGCCCCAGCCGGCTCGACAAGGCCAAGGAGGAGGCCCGCAAGGTCGTCCGCGACATGCAGGGCGACGACCTGGCGATGATCGTCTCGTTCGCCGACGCGGCGAAGGTGGTCTCGAACTACACGGGCGACCAGCGCCTGCTGCTCCAGCGGATCGACGCGATCGCGGCGACGCAGGGGACGACGTCGCTCCGCGAGGCGCTCCAGGTCGCGGCGGGGCTGGCGAACCCGTCGAAGCAGGTCGGCGAGGGCGTGGTCGCGACGACCTCGCAGATCACGCCCAAGCTGTTCATCTACACCGACGGCGGCTTCCCGGACGTCGAGGGCTTCAGCCTCGGCAACCTGGAGCCCGAGGTCGTCGTGATCGGCCCGCCGCCCCCGCCCTACACGCCCCCCTCCGAGGGCGCCGCCCCGGCCGCCGGCCCCGCGACCGCCGGCGACCCCTCGGACAACGTCGCGCTCGTCGCGCTCCAGTCCCGCCGGATCGAGGAGAAGGCCGACCTGCACCAGGTCTTCGGCCGGGTCAAGAACTACCGGGCCGAGGCGGTCACGACCGAGGCCCAGCTCGTCCGCAAGCGGCTCGACCGCCCCGGCGACGAGGGGGGGCTGGTCGACGCCGTGGCGCTCGAGATTCCCGCGCGGGGCGAGCAGGCGTTCCAGTTCGACGTGCCCGAGCCCGGCGTCGCGGCGTTCGAGGTCCGGCTGACCGTGAAGGACTCGCTGGCCGTCGACGACCGGGCGTTCGTGGTCGTCGGCGACGCCCGCAAGGCGCGGGTGCTGGTCGTCTCGGCCAACGACCGCTACCTGATCGACGCCTTCAACACGCCCACGATCGTCGAGAAGGCCGAGGTGACGACCGTCACGCCCGACGAGGCCAAGGGCGAGGCCGTCGCCCGCGACATGAAGGGCGGGCGCTACGACCTCGTGGTCTTCGACGGCTGGCGGCCCGACGAGCCCCCCGAGTCGAACGCCCTGTATTTCGGCGTCTTCCCCCCCGGCGCGGGATACGACGCCCCGAAGGACGTCGAGCATCCGGCGATCCTCGACTGGAACGTCGGCCACCCCCTGATGCAGTACCTGCGGGACCTCTCGCTCGTGTACGTCGCCAAAGCCCGGGTGATCGACCCGCTGCCGACGGCGGCCGTCCCGCTGATCGAGGGCGACGCCGGGGCCCTGGCCTTCGTCGTCCCGCGCGGGGGGTTCCTCGACGCCGTGACGACCTTCCCGCTGCTCGACGGGACGACGCCCAACACCACATGGTTCCGCTACATCAGCTTCCCGCTCTTCCTGTTCAACGCCGTCCAGTCCATGGGGGGCGCGGCGGGCGGCGAGGACGCCGCGCCGGCGAGGCCGGGCCGGCCGATCCTCATCCGCGCCGAGACCGCCGAGAAGACGATCCAGGTCGCCCCGCCCGACGGCTCGTCCCCGAAGACGATCGGGCGCAACGCGCAAGGCGCCTTCGTCGACGACGCCGCCGTCGCCACGGGCCTGTACGAGGCCCGCTGGACCGGCGGCGCGGCCCCGTTCGCCGTCAACCTGTTCGACCCCCGCGAGAGCGACCTCGCCACCCGCGGCCTCGTCCCCGCCGGCGCCCCCGAGAGCCGCGCCGAATCGTACAAGATCAAGATCGGCTACACCCCCGTCGAGGGCGCCCGCATCGTCCCCGACGTCCGCCGCGACTGGTGGAAGCTCGCCGCCCTGGCGGCCCTGGGCGTGCTGGTCCTGGAGTGGTACATCTACAATCGACGCGTGTATGTATAA